The DNA region TTTACTGCCCTAGTACCTACTTTCGTTATTGCCTTCACAGTAATTATCTTAAACGGTGCCTTAGTAATGTTCGGTACTGACTTGTTCCAATTGATCCAAGCACCATTTGGATTCGTAACGCAAATCACGGGCACTTACATCGGGGTACTGGTTATCGTATTCTTAATCCATGCTTTGTGGAGCGTTGGTATTCACGGTTCTACCATCATTTCTTCCTTAGTTCAACCAATCTTATTAGCGAATATGGCTGAGAATGCTGCTGGTGGGAACCACGTCTTAGCGGGTGAGTTCTGGAACTCATACGTTATCGTCGGTGGTGCTGGTGCGACTTTAGGTTTAACTATTTTCCTTGCCTTCTTTGCTCGTTCAGAGCAATTGAAAGCTTTAGGTAAAACAGCTATCGTCCCAGCATTCTTCAACATTAACGAGCCGATTATCTTCGGGGTACCAATGATCTATAACCCATCGATGTTTATTCCGTTTATCGGTGCGCCAATGGTTGCCGCTACAATCGGTTACTTTGGTACACAACTAGGTTTCGTAAACAATATTATTGCACAATCACCATGGCCAATGCCTGTTGGTATCGCAGCATTTATCGGTACAACTGACTGGCGTGCAATTATTCTAGCAGTGATCTGTGTGGTTGCAGCCTTCGCTGTTTACTACCCATTCGTTACTAAATACGACAAAGCCTTATTTGTAGAAGAGCAAGAGCGTGAAGCTGCAGCAGAAGGCGATGATGACGACTTCTTTAGCTTCTAATATGGCTTAATGCATTTAAATATAAGAAAAAGAAAGGTGATTGCGCTTGACGCAATCACCTTTTTGAATACAATATTTTAATTGTTGTTAGCCATCACACCAACTAGTGGATGGGGTGAATACAATTCTTCTAAATAGTGAATGTCTTCAGCTGTCAACTTTAAGTTGACAGCAGCTACGGCACCATCAATATGGTGGACTTTGGTTGCCCCAACAACAGGGGCAGTGGCCTTGGTCAATAGCCAGGCAAGGGATACTTCGGTCATAGTGACCTGGTATTTTTCCGCGATTTCATGGACGCGTTGGATAATCTCCTGATCTTGAACAGCAGTATCTTGGTACTTACTTTTAGCGAAGTTGTCCAGGTTCATTCGCTGGCTACTATTGTCCCCTGCTAGTCTTGATAGACGGCCAGAAGCAAGGGCAGAGTAGGGTGTGAGTGCAATATTATTTTCATTTGCGAACCGGTTCATTTCCCGTTCTTCTTCTCTGAAAATCAAATTGTAATGGCCTTGGATAGACACAAATTCGGTCAGTTTATGCGCACGGGCGTAGGCGTTAGCGGTGGCAATCTGGTAGGCATAGGCGTTAGAAATACCGATATATCTGGTTTTGCCAGCCTTAACCAAGCTGTCTAAGGCCTCCATAATGTCTTCCATGGGGGTGTGGTAGTCCCACATGTGGTAAATATAGAGGTCGACGTAATCCATGCCAAGGTTATTTAAACTGGCATTGAGTGACCCTTCGATATGGTCTCGGGCTGAAACCTTATTTTGGCGCTCTTCTTCTGTCCGGGGGAGGAATTTTGTGGCAATGACCACATCGCCTCGCTTGGCTAATTGACTGAGGGCCTTACCAACGTACTGTTCACTAGTCCCGCCTTGGTAGGCGATGGCCGTATCGAAAAAGTTAATGCCTTGGTCTAAGGCATGACTGATAATCGCGGTCGTGGCTTCTTGGTCTAAAGTCCAAGCGTGTCCGCCTTTGTTTGGGTCACCAAAGCCCATACAGCCAAGGCAAATACGGGAAACAGACAAGTTTGAATTACCTAATTGTACATAGTCCATGGTGGTTAGCTCCTTTTATAACTAGTCGAATAAAATAAATCAAATCAAACCGAAATGTTTGAAGGCATTGTATAAGCCGTTATCTTCAGCGGCATCTGTGATGTAGTCCGCAGCAGCCTTGATTTCACCGCCACCATTCCCCATAGCAACACCCGTTTCACAGATGTTAAACATAGGGATATCAATTTTAGCGTCACCGAATGCGAAGGTGTCTTTTGGATCGACATTTTCATGGGCCAATAAGTCTTGGATGGCCGTTTCCTTAGTGATGTTGGCTAGGGCCACGTCACCAAATAGGGCATGCTCACCGCGTCCACCCCAAGTGCCGACTTGGTAGTCTTTGAAAGCTTCTTTGGCATCTAAATAGTCTTGGTAAGATTCAAGGACGAAGGAGATCTTGTTGATATCATCTCTGTATAAGTTTTGATCAAACAACATGTCTGGGAAGATAGATTCTACTGACGCGTCTTGTGCATTATCTTTTCCTTTGTAAGCGACATAAGATTGGACAGTTTGACGGCCGCGTTCTCTAAAGTTTTTAGACCCATATAAGCCAGAATTTGATTCCAAATAAAATTCTAAATTACGGTCTAGTAACCAGTCGACGATTTTGCGGGTTTCTTCGCCTGTTAAATGCTTGTGGTAGATTACTTCATCCGCCAATTCGATGTAGTTACCGTTCCCGCCAACATAGCCGTCAAAGCCGATGTCTAGGATTTCTTTGTACATTTCGGCTTTGGACCGGCCAGTCACTGTGAATACCTTGTGGCCATTAGCTTGGGCTTGATGGATAGCTTCGACTGCGGATTCTGGAAGGACGTTTTCATAAGAAACTAAAGTCCCATCTACATCTAGAAAAATATACTTACTTGTCATAAATCATACTCCTTTTTCGATTATGTTTGATCGAATGTTGAAAGTAAAGCGTTTTCAAACTTTACATGCTAATGATAGCCGATAACGTTCATATAAGTCAAATTGTATGGTTCTAATTATTTGATTCAGTAAAGGTTGAAAAAGAAACCGGTAACATGATATATTACTCTACATAAGATAAAAATGTTTGGGGGTGGCAGCGTGCAAATTGTTCGTATATTTAATAACAATGCGGTACTAGCGCTTGATGAAGAGGACGACGAAGTGGTCGTAATGGGTAAAGGTCTAGGTTTTAGTCAACATGTGGGCAACGTGGTGGATGAAAGTAAGATTGAAAAGATTTTTAAAGAAAACGCGGTGGATATATCGGTTGAGGAATTATTTGTGACCTTGTCCACCCCTGAAATCGATAGTCTGCTAGCCATTATAGACCTAGCCACGACGAGTCTTGACGAGAAATACCAGGCCAACTTGTATATCACCTTGGCGGACCATATTCATTTTGCCTTGGAACGGTTTGAAAAAGGGCTCGTTATCACGAATCCACTGGCTTGGAATATTCGTCGGCTATTTCCAGATGAGTATCATATTGGTTTTAAAGCGCTAGATATTATTCAAGCCAATCTTGGCGTCAGGTTGCCGGATGATGAAGCCTCTTCAATTGCCTTGCATTTGGTGAACGCCCGGATGAACCAAGGTGAGATGAGTCAGACTATGGAAACGGTGAAAATTGTCCGGGGGATTTTAGAAGTGGTTACCCTCTTTTTCGGTCAGAAATTTGATACCGAATCTATTGCCTATAACCGGTTTATGACCCACTTGCAGTACTTTGCCTTGCGGGTGATTCAGGGGGAAGCGCAGAATGGGTCAGGTCAATTTCTCTATGACCAAGTCAAAGAAAATTATCCTAAAGCCATGGCTTGTGCAGAGA from Aerococcus urinaeequi includes:
- the licT gene encoding BglG family transcription antiterminator LicT, which codes for MQIVRIFNNNAVLALDEEDDEVVVMGKGLGFSQHVGNVVDESKIEKIFKENAVDISVEELFVTLSTPEIDSLLAIIDLATTSLDEKYQANLYITLADHIHFALERFEKGLVITNPLAWNIRRLFPDEYHIGFKALDIIQANLGVRLPDDEASSIALHLVNARMNQGEMSQTMETVKIVRGILEVVTLFFGQKFDTESIAYNRFMTHLQYFALRVIQGEAQNGSGQFLYDQVKENYPKAMACAEKIDDYIYHQYAYRITAEEKSYLAIHVNRLIESN
- a CDS encoding aldo/keto reductase, with amino-acid sequence MDYVQLGNSNLSVSRICLGCMGFGDPNKGGHAWTLDQEATTAIISHALDQGINFFDTAIAYQGGTSEQYVGKALSQLAKRGDVVIATKFLPRTEEERQNKVSARDHIEGSLNASLNNLGMDYVDLYIYHMWDYHTPMEDIMEALDSLVKAGKTRYIGISNAYAYQIATANAYARAHKLTEFVSIQGHYNLIFREEEREMNRFANENNIALTPYSALASGRLSRLAGDNSSQRMNLDNFAKSKYQDTAVQDQEIIQRVHEIAEKYQVTMTEVSLAWLLTKATAPVVGATKVHHIDGAVAAVNLKLTAEDIHYLEELYSPHPLVGVMANNN
- a CDS encoding HAD family hydrolase; amino-acid sequence: MTSKYIFLDVDGTLVSYENVLPESAVEAIHQAQANGHKVFTVTGRSKAEMYKEILDIGFDGYVGGNGNYIELADEVIYHKHLTGEETRKIVDWLLDRNLEFYLESNSGLYGSKNFRERGRQTVQSYVAYKGKDNAQDASVESIFPDMLFDQNLYRDDINKISFVLESYQDYLDAKEAFKDYQVGTWGGRGEHALFGDVALANITKETAIQDLLAHENVDPKDTFAFGDAKIDIPMFNICETGVAMGNGGGEIKAAADYITDAAEDNGLYNAFKHFGLI
- the celB gene encoding PTS cellobiose transporter subunit IIC — translated: MSEENKSTGFFGILEKYIMNPLGKLATTKFVRAIMNTGIAVIPFTIVGSMFLVLNVLPTAIPALQGIYDATIGNFTQLYMLANTATMGVLALYFSVVLGYEFTKVYVDDDGIDMNPVNGALLSLFAFLMAIPQLVWEDGAMVRTTEITDASTIINGWAMGGDGVTRFGTIGIFTAIIMGVLAVQLYRLCIVNNWVIKMPDAVPQGVANSFTALVPTFVIAFTVIILNGALVMFGTDLFQLIQAPFGFVTQITGTYIGVLVIVFLIHALWSVGIHGSTIISSLVQPILLANMAENAAGGNHVLAGEFWNSYVIVGGAGATLGLTIFLAFFARSEQLKALGKTAIVPAFFNINEPIIFGVPMIYNPSMFIPFIGAPMVAATIGYFGTQLGFVNNIIAQSPWPMPVGIAAFIGTTDWRAIILAVICVVAAFAVYYPFVTKYDKALFVEEQEREAAAEGDDDDFFSF